CGGGTCCTACATAGCGGTCAAGGTTTATGTAACGTTCGGGTCCTACATAGCGGTCAATGTTTATGTAACGTTCGGGTCCTATAGAGCGGTCAATGTTTATGTCACGTTCGGGTCCTACATAGCGGTCAAGGTTTATGTAACGTTCATGTCCTATATAGCGGTCAAGGTTTATGTCACGTTCGTGTCCTATATAGCGGTCAAGGTTTATGTCACGTTCGGGTCCTATAAAGCGGTCAAGGTTTATGTAACGTTCAGGTCCTATATAGCGGTCAAAGTTTATGTCACCTTCGGGTCCTACATTACGGTCAAGGTTTATGTAACGTTCAGGTCCTATAGAGCGGTCAATGTTTATGTCACGTTCGGGTCCTACATAGCGGTCAAGGTTTATGTAACGTTCATGTCCTATATAGCGGTCAAGGTTTATGTCACGTTCGTGTCCTATATAGCGGTCAAGGTTTATGTCACGTTCGGGTCCTATAAAGCGGTCAAGGTTTATGTAACGTTCAGGTCCTATATAGCGGTCAAAGTTTATGTCACCTTCGGGTCCTACATTACGGTCAAGGTTTATGTAACGTTCAGGTCCTATAGAGCGGTCAAGGTTTATGTCACGTTCGGGTCCTACATAGCGGTCAAGGTTTATGTAACGTTCAGGTCCTATAGAGCGGTCAAGATTTATGTCACGTTCGGGTCCTACAGATTGGTCAAGGTTATGTCACATTCAGGTCCTACATAGCGGTCAAGGTTTATGTCACGTTCGGGTCCTACATAGCGGTCAAGGTTTATGTCACATTCAGGTCCTACAGAACGGTCAAGGTTTATTTCACGTTCGGGTCCTACAGAATGGTCAAGGTTATGTCAAGTTCAGGTCCTACATAGCGGTCAAGTTTTACGGCACGTTCAGGTCCTACAGAGCGGTCAAGATCCATCACGGCCAGGTCCTACAGAGCGGTCAAGGTTCATGTTACTTTCAGGTCCTATATAGCGGTCAAGGTTTGTCACTTTCAGGTCCTTTATAGCGGTCAAGGTTTATGTCCTATTAAATTCACTcgtgtatgtacaatgttgCTGGCCATATAACTTTAATATTATACATTTCGTTATATTTCCGTGACATCCTTAATGCAGCCcattattaattattgataCTGGGCTCTATGTGGAATTTTTGTGTTGCATCCCTTTCTGCGAGTCCAAAATAATTCGTtaatacaacttttatttcCTTTTCCACCCAACCATCTACCTGAAAATCTGGTATCTAATCTTTCACATATCCAGCTTTATGTCACAGCTCGTGATATTTGTCAAGTTGATACCCAAGGTAGTCACATAACCATgataataatgattaaaattgGCAAAACCATCCAATGAATAGATAATAAAGAGTATTGCAATGTATCTGGGGATAAAACATTGGCTTGCACCCTAGATAAATTATTCGTCTATATTTAAGTTAGAGTACGGAGAGAAAGGTTGTTTTTATGGTACCAGTGTtgcattgatttttttaaaaatacgtGACGTTTATGTCGGGAAACGGACcttttttgaattatttttttttcactcggAGTCTAAAATTTCTGTTAAGCTATACAGACGCTAATCGAAcaagtacattttatatttatcttcaaaataCCAGCTTGAGAAATCCATACACGATTTGAAATCAGGCACTGTGactttcataaattaattaTCACATATTACCAGGTAAGTGTATTTGCAGGACTGTTAAAATTGGACCAAGACCATATTAGTGTCTCCATCGACAAAAGAAAGTGACAGAGAAATTGTAAGattcagttttgttttatttttcattttcatatttttcatatatatatatatattcatataacaaaacaatgggATGGTACATAAATACGTCTGTATGAAGATCTGTACATATTTGTGTCTGATCTGCAATTGACAGAGCTTAGAAGCGCTGTGTCTAATACTATATACATGGATTTACTTTTACCCTGAATTCAGCGACTGTTTATAGACAATGTTTCGTCATGggatgtatgacgtcatcatgtCAAAGTATACATCATAATGGAAAGTCGGGAAAATGACCACTACGTATACCAACATTTGCACTATTTTTCATCTTATCAAATTTCACTTATACTTTATATTAATGTATCTCTTCTGTTACAGTCATCTTTTTCACACGTTCCTTTCATTTATAATCATCATTTCCTAACAATCATCTCATTCGTTAACAATCACATCAACTTTCAATTACACATGTCACTATGATCGACCCATACACACAAAACGTTCACTTGCACATCACCGCGACGAACTCTCCATCTCTCGTTTGTGTAACAGGGGATGTGACGAGCTGAGGGAGGTAGACAATAGTCCTGGAGCTGGTGGAGGGTAAAGTCCCAGAGAAGGAGCCGGACAAGTACACGGTTTTCCGGAATTTGCACCACATATGCTTGGGGAATGTTCCATCCAGGGGAAATGCATTCTTGGAGGGAAATGAAGGCTTGGTGGCGACGTAGTAAAGGACGGACTTGTTTCCAAGCTCGGAACTGGTCTGTAGAGGGGACTTGACATAGAGGACAGAACATCAAGTCGGGGTTGGAGCGGGCTTGACACAGCCATTGGAGTGAAAGCCGAACTTGTTGATGGCTGAAGACCATGCGGGAGACCCATGCTTGGATACGGAAGTGCGGCTGGATGTTGGAGATTGTATGGGTACGTAGCGGCGGCTGCTGCAAGGTAAGCATACAGCTGAGGATCTGGGGGAATACCATATGGCCAGGTGAGTGCCATTCGTTGGCGCTTGTCCTTCATTCTTCGGTTTTGGAACCAAACCTGTAAATGGAGAAAACGTAAAAATTGAAGAATTGtcttttatcaaatattaaagaaaaaaattacaagtctaatattttgtcaaatgaATTGGTgaattataacaattaaactGTTTCCTAAAGTATTTGAATAAAGTATTAATGAAGCGGTATGCAGTAGTTTATAGTAATTACCTTGATAGTTGATTCTGCGAGTCCGAGTGACGCTGCTAACTCGCACCTCTTTGGGCGGGAAACATAGTTCTCCTTCAGGAATTCTTTCTCCAGACGGTTAAGCTGGTCTTTGGTGAAAGCTGTGCGGTAGCGGCGGATTTCACGTTCTTGTGCAGTTTCTGGAATGACAGAATCGATTTGACAATTAAGTAGGAGTTATAACCTGATGCTATAAACATACTTTTTATATAGGGAGAAACCACAAAGGCTGCAGAAGACGAAACATCTGCACATTGACACcaatcatttattttaatactgTTGTGTAAATGAGAGAATACCGTATACAATTAAATACCATGAATGTCAGACAGCACataatattacaatacaaaACCTGTCAGTATGTTAGCACCAACATGGGATGGCGTGTCTCATTTATCGAACATGCTAATGAGTCTTCCTGACTACAGAGAATCACGGGTTAATAGCCGAAAATCCTATTGGTCATTTTATGTCCGTGCTCCTGCTCAACCCCAATGGTCAgttataaaatattcattaagtaTGTTAGGGACACGGGATGTCGTACTAGTCCCCTTATAAAACACGACTTTATTGACCAGTTCATATGGTAAGTGTCGTTTGAAAATGGAGATCTTAATAGAATTTTATCTACGAACATCGACAATTCAATTGCTATCGCCGAATTTAAGGGCAGGTGCTCGATGTCAACTTGTTTTAATTTAGAAAATCTTTAAATGTCCGTTTTTGTTAGAGGCTCCGCCTCCTTACAAAAGGTCAATTGGTACagtgtttttgtcattttctttGAAGCTGGTTCAATTCTTGACGACCTTTAATACAACAAATCGGTTATGACTGTTTTGGAAAGCAGCTCTGGTATAACCATGGTCTGTATCTATTTGAGCACGCAGGCGTGAAAACGATATAACTATGATTATTCGACAAATTGAGCTGTTTGGTATGATCAGTGGCGTTCTTAACTTAAATTTAGTTCGCGAGATCATAGATTTCTCAAAATTTTAAGAATAAATTTCAGGCAGTCAGTCTTCCATGACTTTTATTGAAATCGGTAACAATTGAtccgattttttttaaaagtttcaaTTACATATATCTATCATCAGATATATGTGGTTAGGGCACATATTTATTGTTTCCTGTCGTAAAAAGGTGTCGATCATTTCTCGCataattatttgtataatttttattaGTACCAGCCTCAACCTATCAGCAATATTTGAATTGCAGCCAAACAAAAAAAAGCCATTTAAGGAAGCTGTCAGCTATGGGCATTTTTACCTCCAAGGTTTGAAGAGTTCTGATTAAAATCGTGATCTACTGCTTACGTAACTCAAGCGGCCAGgataattgaaattattttcgGTCTCTTTGATCCTCTAATTActttatcatatcaaaatattcccAAATCAATTATTCCCAGACACTGTTTATATTGTGTCCCAATAAACCTTAAGCTTCACCTTGCAGAAACAGGTCGGACTATTTGCCCGGCGCGGAGTGACAAATTGATTTGAGAGTTTGTGATGGGGCAATTAACATTGCAAACAATTACAAAGGGCTGACGTTTACTAACAGTTACCggccaatatttatttttacctaAAGCACAAAGATATAATTTCTATAACCAATAAATCAGTACATCAAAACAAGAagttatttatattcaaatataatAAATGTGTTTGTCTTGCCCATGATAGCAACTGAGTAAATCTGAATATATTACAAGTGGTGCAAAAATCGAAAATTAAGCATGTTATATAAAGAAATTGATTAGCAATATTAGTTTTTATGTTTCATTTGCATAGAATAATGTGTGGGATATCATTGGAGTTTTATTGTTGGTGATGAAGTAAGGGAGAAGAGATATGTCCGGAATAgaacacagaaaaaaacacttaTTCTAACAATGATCGATTTTAATTCCAATTTGTCGGTAGGgctaaatattttctttttaatacaatttcTGTAAATAGGGGCTTTATACTACAAAATTAGTTCAGAATAGCAAAGA
The window above is part of the Pecten maximus chromosome 2, xPecMax1.1, whole genome shotgun sequence genome. Proteins encoded here:
- the LOC117342313 gene encoding uncharacterized protein LOC117342313, producing the protein MDLDRSVGPERPERDINLDRSIGPERYINLDRYVGPERDINLDRSIGPERYINLDRNVGPEGDINFDRYIGPERYINLDRFIGPERDINLDRYIGHERDINLDRYIGHERYINLDRYVGPERDINIDRSIGPERYINLDRNVGPEGDINFDRYIGPERYINLDRFIGPERDINLDRYIGHERDINLDRYIGHERYINLDRYVGPERDINIDRSIGPERYINIDRYVGPERYINLDRYVGPERDINLDRYIGPERYINFDRYIGPERYINLDRYIGPERDINLDRYIGPERYINIDRYVGPERDINLECSIGPERYINLDRYVGPERDINIDRSIGPERYINIDRYVGPERYINLDRYVGPERDINLDRYIGPERYINFDRFIGPERYINLDRYIGPERDINLDRYIGPERYINIDRYVGPERDINLECSIGPERYINLDRYV
- the LOC117321676 gene encoding homeobox even-skipped homolog protein 1-like; translated protein: MDGSLPNSPSMSSSDTSSNEDGLRPFPDEKDLAEFKLNKPMDYPDSPRSHTSDSSGSDRGTPNRFYTNKMKETAQEREIRRYRTAFTKDQLNRLEKEFLKENYVSRPKRCELAASLGLAESTIKVWFQNRRMKDKRQRMALTWPYGIPPDPQLYAYLAAAAATYPYNLQHPAALPYPSMGLPHGLQPSTSSAFTPMAVSSPLQPRLDVLSSMSSPLYRPVPSLETSPSFTTSPPSLHFPPRMHFPWMEHSPSICGANSGKPCTCPAPSLGLYPPPAPGLLSTSLSSSHPLLHKREMESSSR